A single genomic interval of Alteromonas sp. CI.11.F.A3 harbors:
- a CDS encoding LacI family DNA-binding transcriptional regulator: protein MANIRDVADSAGVSVATVSRALQQPERVSPKTRSKVMTAVELVGYKPNLMAVKFRSGKTHNLVVLVPTVANVFFARVISGMQETAAELGYSILLANTLGNPDIESHYAKMVSTSQADGLIQLRALNPFDDSMINDNGLLPMVNACEVIDEGKYPTVALDNRAAAKAMTEHLLGLGHTRIAMIKGPQSSPLTQDRLLGYKDALNDANITFDDSLLFPGDFTLQAGYNAGVTIAQQAQKPTAIFCENDETAIGAMQAFKQAGLRIPQDISVAGFDDIAFSAFCDPPLTTIAQPAEEFGRTAVSLLIDLINGKIRKAPKVIMPFELIARGSTGPAHIV from the coding sequence ATGGCAAATATTAGAGATGTTGCTGATAGCGCTGGTGTATCGGTAGCAACGGTGTCTCGGGCTCTTCAACAACCCGAGCGCGTTTCTCCGAAAACCCGCTCAAAAGTGATGACGGCAGTTGAGCTAGTCGGTTACAAGCCTAACTTAATGGCGGTAAAATTTCGTTCCGGAAAAACCCATAACCTTGTTGTGTTGGTTCCTACTGTCGCGAATGTGTTTTTTGCGCGTGTTATAAGTGGTATGCAAGAAACGGCAGCAGAATTGGGTTACTCAATTTTACTGGCAAACACCTTGGGTAACCCTGATATTGAAAGCCATTACGCAAAAATGGTAAGTACTTCTCAGGCCGATGGATTAATTCAGCTACGAGCATTAAATCCTTTCGACGACAGCATGATCAACGACAATGGGCTGCTGCCTATGGTAAACGCCTGTGAAGTTATTGATGAAGGTAAATACCCTACCGTAGCACTTGATAACCGTGCCGCGGCAAAAGCCATGACTGAACATTTGTTAGGGTTGGGCCATACTCGAATTGCGATGATAAAAGGCCCTCAGTCAAGCCCGCTTACGCAAGACCGTTTGTTGGGGTATAAGGATGCGTTAAACGATGCCAATATTACTTTCGACGACAGCCTGCTATTTCCTGGCGACTTCACGCTACAAGCGGGCTATAACGCAGGCGTAACTATTGCCCAACAAGCGCAAAAGCCGACTGCTATATTTTGTGAAAACGACGAAACAGCAATAGGTGCTATGCAAGCATTTAAACAAGCAGGTTTGCGTATTCCTCAAGATATTTCGGTAGCGGGATTTGACGATATTGCCTTTTCGGCATTTTGCGACCCACCGTTAACCACGATTGCCCAACCAGCCGAAGAATTCGGCCGAACGGCAGTAAGCTTATTGATAGACCTCATTAACGGCAAAATTCGTAAAGCACCAAAAGTTATTATGCCGTTTGAACTCATTGCTAGAGGCAGTACTGGCCCAGCTCACATTGTGTAA
- a CDS encoding nucleoside permease: MITLRLSTMMFLQFFIWGGWFVTLGTYLAGTLSASGGQIGMAFSTQSWGAIIAPFIVGLIADRFFNAERILGVLHLCGAVLMYMMYQANDFTTFYPYVLGYMIAYMPTLALVNSVAFGQMANPSKEFGKIRVWGTVGWIVAGLLISYVFSWDSTSAIADGMLRNTFMLCAIASLALGIFSFTLPATPPKAAGQKTGLRDVLGLDALALLKDKNFFIFFLSSVLICIPLAFYYQNANPFLTEIGVENATGKMTLGQVSEVLFMLALPVFLNKFGIKATLLIGMAAWVLRYSLFAFGDADEGLFMLIVGIALHGICYDFFFVSGQIYTDAKAGERIKSAAQGLITLATYGVGMLIGFAVAGKITDEYTTATSHSWQDIWLFPAGFAAVVLIIFLVLFKSEKVSTDA; encoded by the coding sequence ATGATAACCCTACGTCTTAGCACCATGATGTTTTTGCAGTTCTTTATTTGGGGCGGCTGGTTTGTCACCCTTGGGACTTACTTAGCCGGCACTTTGTCGGCCAGTGGTGGTCAAATTGGAATGGCATTTTCTACCCAAAGTTGGGGAGCAATTATTGCCCCCTTTATAGTGGGGTTAATTGCCGATAGGTTCTTTAACGCCGAGCGTATTTTGGGTGTGCTGCATTTATGTGGCGCGGTACTCATGTATATGATGTATCAGGCGAACGACTTCACCACCTTTTATCCGTATGTGTTGGGTTACATGATTGCCTATATGCCAACCCTCGCGTTAGTGAATTCAGTGGCTTTTGGCCAAATGGCTAACCCTTCAAAAGAGTTTGGAAAAATTCGTGTATGGGGCACAGTAGGTTGGATTGTTGCAGGTTTACTTATTAGTTACGTGTTTTCTTGGGATTCCACCTCGGCCATTGCCGATGGCATGCTTAGAAACACCTTTATGCTATGTGCAATAGCATCGTTAGCCTTAGGCATATTCAGCTTTACCTTACCTGCCACACCACCTAAAGCGGCGGGTCAAAAGACAGGTTTACGCGATGTATTAGGGTTAGATGCGCTAGCGCTGCTTAAAGATAAAAACTTCTTTATCTTCTTTTTATCTTCTGTGCTTATTTGTATTCCACTTGCGTTTTACTACCAAAACGCCAATCCGTTTTTAACCGAAATTGGGGTTGAAAATGCCACCGGAAAAATGACCTTAGGCCAAGTGTCTGAAGTGTTATTCATGCTTGCATTACCTGTTTTTCTAAACAAATTTGGCATTAAAGCAACCTTGTTAATTGGTATGGCTGCTTGGGTATTACGTTACTCCTTGTTCGCTTTTGGTGATGCAGACGAAGGGCTGTTTATGCTGATTGTGGGCATAGCCTTGCATGGTATTTGTTACGACTTTTTCTTTGTGTCTGGGCAGATTTATACCGATGCGAAAGCAGGCGAGCGTATTAAAAGTGCGGCGCAAGGGTTAATAACTTTAGCCACATATGGTGTAGGTATGCTGATTGGTTTTGCCGTAGCGGGGAAAATAACTGATGAGTACACCACGGCAACATCTCACAGTTGGCAGGATATTTGGCTATTCCCAGCAGGCTTTGCGGCTGTTGTATTAATTATTTTCTTGGTGTTGTTTAAGTCAGAAAAGGTCAGCACTGATGCATAA
- a CDS encoding sugar phosphate isomerase/epimerase family protein has product MEQQAKEQQANEQPAKEAMPIKGPAVFLAQFMGKDAPFNTLENMAKWAASLGYKGIQVPTDPALFDLEKAAQSQEYCDEIAATCRAAGVEITELSTHLQGQLVAVHPAYDELFDNFAPAHLHGQPKARTEWAVNQLKCAAIASKRLGLNAHATFSGALMWHLVYPWPQRPAGLVEQGFAELAKRWLPILDAFDDAGVDVCYEIHPGEDLHDGATFEMFLAAVDNHPRANILFDPSHFVLQQLDYLDFIDRYHSRIKMFHVKDAEFNPNGRSGVYGGYQDWKDRPGRFRSLGDGQVDFKGIFSKLTQYGFCGWAVLEWECCLKDSAQGAAEGAPFIAEHIIQPTRYAFDDFAGGEVSETKNNLILGISE; this is encoded by the coding sequence ATGGAACAACAAGCAAAAGAACAGCAAGCAAATGAACAACCAGCCAAAGAAGCTATGCCAATTAAAGGCCCAGCTGTATTTTTAGCCCAATTTATGGGTAAAGATGCCCCCTTCAATACACTTGAAAATATGGCCAAGTGGGCAGCGTCATTAGGGTATAAAGGTATTCAAGTGCCCACCGATCCTGCTTTGTTCGATTTAGAAAAAGCAGCACAAAGCCAAGAATACTGTGACGAAATCGCCGCTACTTGTAGAGCCGCGGGCGTAGAAATTACCGAGTTATCAACGCACTTGCAGGGACAGCTGGTGGCAGTGCATCCCGCTTACGATGAGCTATTTGATAATTTCGCGCCAGCACATTTACACGGCCAGCCAAAAGCGCGAACTGAATGGGCGGTTAACCAACTTAAGTGTGCCGCTATTGCCAGCAAACGGTTAGGGCTAAACGCGCATGCTACGTTCTCAGGTGCCTTAATGTGGCATTTAGTGTACCCGTGGCCACAGCGTCCGGCTGGATTGGTTGAACAAGGGTTTGCGGAGTTAGCCAAACGCTGGCTTCCTATTTTGGATGCCTTCGATGATGCGGGCGTAGACGTATGTTACGAAATTCACCCAGGTGAAGATTTGCATGATGGCGCTACTTTTGAAATGTTTTTAGCTGCGGTAGATAACCACCCTCGCGCCAATATATTGTTCGATCCTAGTCACTTTGTGCTGCAGCAGCTCGATTATCTTGATTTTATCGACAGATACCACAGCCGTATAAAAATGTTCCATGTGAAAGATGCCGAGTTCAATCCTAATGGCAGAAGTGGCGTTTACGGCGGTTATCAAGATTGGAAAGATCGCCCTGGGCGTTTTCGCTCGTTAGGTGATGGCCAAGTCGATTTTAAAGGTATTTTCAGCAAGCTTACTCAATATGGGTTTTGCGGATGGGCAGTACTTGAATGGGAGTGTTGCTTAAAAGACTCTGCGCAAGGTGCGGCTGAAGGCGCGCCATTCATCGCTGAGCATATTATTCAGCCAACCCGCTACGCGTTCGATGATTTCGCCGGTGGCGAGGTAAGTGAAACGAAAAACAACCTCATTTTGGGTATAAGCGAATAA
- a CDS encoding Gfo/Idh/MocA family oxidoreductase, with protein sequence MQKVRLGMIGGGEGAFIGAVHRNAFGLDGQYDLVCGAFSRDSSNNENTADSLGVEPSRTYASWEDLLEKEAALPEQQRMQVVSIVTPNHLHVPISMAAIKAGFHVFCEKPAGVGLGEVKDLQDLLHSTDRLYGLAHTYLGYPMVWQARHMVESGMLGNIRKVFVEYPQGWLSANEETHNKQAKWRTDPSLAGGSGCMGDIGTHAFGLAEFVLDDAITALCGQLYTHIDDRQLDDDGAALIKTKKGATGVLIASQVCAGEENALKIKVYGDKGGLEWHQMEPNSVVYRPIGQPYQVFRAGLGQPGLCDEAVNRCRIPGGHPEGYLEAMANLYNDFAKAVRSDTNQTSSKANGVPGIKSGLRGMAFIDAMLASSDSDTKWETVSPVGTE encoded by the coding sequence ATGCAAAAAGTAAGATTAGGTATGATTGGTGGTGGTGAGGGCGCATTTATTGGTGCGGTTCATCGCAACGCATTTGGGCTAGACGGTCAGTACGATTTGGTATGTGGCGCTTTTAGTCGCGACTCCAGCAATAACGAGAACACGGCAGATAGTTTAGGTGTAGAACCTAGCCGTACTTATGCCTCGTGGGAAGACCTGCTAGAAAAAGAAGCTGCGCTTCCAGAGCAGCAACGCATGCAGGTGGTGTCTATTGTTACACCGAATCATTTACACGTACCTATTTCAATGGCCGCAATAAAAGCGGGTTTTCACGTGTTCTGCGAAAAGCCCGCCGGTGTTGGCTTGGGCGAGGTAAAAGACTTACAAGACTTACTTCATAGTACCGACAGATTATACGGCTTAGCGCACACCTATTTGGGTTATCCCATGGTGTGGCAAGCGCGCCATATGGTTGAAAGCGGCATGCTAGGTAACATTCGTAAAGTGTTTGTTGAGTACCCACAAGGGTGGTTATCGGCAAATGAAGAAACCCATAATAAACAGGCCAAGTGGCGTACCGACCCAAGTTTAGCTGGCGGTAGCGGCTGTATGGGCGACATTGGTACCCACGCGTTTGGGCTGGCTGAATTTGTTTTAGACGATGCTATTACCGCCTTGTGTGGTCAGCTTTATACGCACATTGATGACAGGCAGTTAGATGACGATGGCGCAGCGCTGATTAAAACCAAGAAAGGTGCTACTGGTGTGTTGATTGCCAGCCAAGTGTGCGCAGGTGAAGAAAACGCCTTAAAGATAAAAGTGTATGGCGATAAAGGCGGATTGGAGTGGCATCAAATGGAGCCGAACTCTGTGGTGTATCGCCCTATAGGCCAGCCATATCAAGTATTCCGTGCTGGACTAGGGCAACCCGGTTTGTGTGATGAAGCTGTTAATCGTTGCCGTATTCCAGGCGGACACCCCGAAGGCTACCTAGAAGCCATGGCAAATTTATATAACGATTTTGCCAAAGCGGTTCGTAGCGATACAAACCAAACAAGCAGCAAAGCAAATGGAGTGCCTGGCATTAAATCTGGTCTTCGCGGCATGGCGTTTATTGATGCCATGTTGGCCAGTAGCGACAGTGATACTAAGTGGGAAACCGTCAGCCCAGTTGGCACAGAGTAA
- a CDS encoding sugar phosphate isomerase/epimerase, with protein sequence MFTPSTFTRRQFIRAATIGAGCAAIPSVFAHSHTAKSLNSNGMASNSIGLQLYTLRDIMKVSVPATLKLVGAVGYNELEFAGYFGHSAKEISTILKGEGLTAPSAHIQLDDFDNNLEQVLEDAQTVGHKYLVVPWLSEAQRGVGIAPYKALAEKLNIIGEACSKANITLAYHNHDFEFEVRDGEIPLDVLITETDSDLVSMELDLYWAVKAGKDPVDYFKQYPGRFKLWHVKDMATDGSFADVGTGVIDFETIFANGKLAGIEHKFVERDQTGDRIATIEQGYKAVSMLNNTL encoded by the coding sequence ATGTTTACCCCTTCCACCTTCACCCGCAGGCAGTTTATTCGCGCTGCAACCATAGGTGCAGGCTGCGCCGCAATACCCAGCGTATTTGCACATTCACATACAGCTAAGTCGTTAAACTCAAATGGTATGGCGAGCAATAGTATTGGATTACAGCTTTATACCCTGCGCGATATTATGAAAGTTAGCGTGCCTGCCACATTAAAATTAGTAGGCGCGGTGGGCTACAACGAACTTGAGTTCGCCGGTTACTTTGGCCATAGCGCCAAAGAAATTAGTACTATTCTAAAAGGCGAAGGATTAACAGCGCCGTCTGCTCACATTCAACTTGATGACTTCGATAATAACTTAGAGCAAGTGCTAGAAGATGCGCAAACCGTAGGTCATAAATACCTTGTGGTACCTTGGCTTAGCGAAGCGCAGCGCGGCGTGGGCATAGCGCCTTACAAAGCGCTTGCTGAAAAACTTAACATAATTGGTGAAGCCTGTAGTAAAGCCAATATTACATTGGCTTATCACAACCACGATTTTGAATTTGAAGTGCGTGATGGTGAAATACCGCTAGATGTACTTATTACTGAAACCGACTCTGATTTAGTATCTATGGAGCTAGATTTGTACTGGGCAGTTAAAGCCGGAAAAGACCCCGTAGATTACTTTAAGCAATACCCTGGTCGTTTTAAACTGTGGCATGTAAAAGATATGGCGACAGACGGTAGTTTTGCCGATGTGGGCACAGGCGTTATCGACTTTGAAACGATTTTTGCGAATGGAAAGCTGGCTGGAATTGAGCATAAATTTGTAGAGCGGGATCAAACCGGCGATCGTATTGCCACTATTGAACAAGGCTATAAAGCGGTAAGTATGCTAAACAATACTTTGTAG
- a CDS encoding GMC family oxidoreductase, translated as MATNEYDAIVIGSGISGGWAAKELTEKGLKVLMLERGKNIEHVKDYKNAHKEAWDYPHRDLPTQAMKVDYPVLKRDYPLNESTHGMWANEVANPYSEDKRFDWFRGYHVGGRSLLWGRQSYRLNKADFEANGKEGVAVDWPIRYEDVAPWYDYVEKFAGISGNRDGLDVLPDGIYQPAMALNCVEKDVAARVQKTYGGARHIIPGRTANMTEPKPEHGRTNCQYRNKCWLGCPFGGYFSTQSSTLPAAMKTGNLTLRPFSIVKEVLYDKDKKRATGVEIIDAETNETYVFKSKIVFVNASALNSAWVLMNSATDVWDGGLGSSSGELGHNVMDHHFRVGASAQVEGYDDKYTYGRRPSGFYVPRFRNWGDDKRDYLRGFGYQGGAGRSGWRQDVAELGVGAGLKEAMSEPGGWTIGMTAFGEMLPDHSNRIYLNKDVKDKWGLPVLAMDVEIKENELKMRKDMQQDAIDMFEAAGLKNVNGWDADYAPGMGIHEMGTARMGRDAKTSVLNGHNQVWDAPNVFVTDGACMTSASCVNPSLTYMALTARAANFAVEELKRRNL; from the coding sequence ATGGCAACGAACGAATACGATGCAATCGTAATAGGTTCTGGTATTAGCGGAGGCTGGGCGGCCAAAGAACTCACCGAAAAAGGCCTAAAGGTACTAATGCTTGAGCGTGGTAAAAACATTGAACACGTTAAAGACTACAAAAACGCGCACAAAGAAGCGTGGGACTACCCACACCGCGACCTACCTACACAGGCAATGAAAGTAGATTATCCAGTACTTAAGCGAGATTACCCGCTTAACGAGTCTACGCATGGTATGTGGGCCAACGAAGTTGCAAACCCTTACTCAGAAGATAAGCGTTTCGATTGGTTTAGAGGCTATCACGTAGGTGGGCGTTCACTGTTATGGGGTCGTCAAAGCTATCGTTTAAACAAAGCTGACTTTGAAGCAAATGGTAAAGAAGGCGTAGCCGTTGACTGGCCTATTCGATATGAAGATGTGGCACCGTGGTATGACTACGTAGAAAAATTTGCGGGTATTAGCGGGAACCGCGACGGCTTAGATGTGCTGCCTGATGGTATTTATCAGCCTGCTATGGCATTAAACTGCGTTGAAAAAGACGTAGCCGCGCGAGTACAAAAAACCTATGGCGGTGCACGGCACATTATTCCAGGCCGTACTGCTAACATGACAGAGCCTAAGCCTGAACATGGGCGTACTAACTGTCAATACCGTAACAAGTGCTGGTTGGGTTGTCCTTTTGGGGGCTATTTTAGTACGCAATCTTCTACCCTACCTGCGGCAATGAAAACCGGTAATTTAACTTTGCGTCCGTTCTCTATCGTGAAAGAGGTTTTGTACGATAAAGACAAAAAGCGCGCGACTGGTGTTGAAATTATTGATGCTGAAACGAACGAGACTTACGTTTTTAAAAGCAAAATCGTGTTCGTTAATGCTTCGGCACTTAACTCTGCCTGGGTACTAATGAACTCGGCTACCGATGTATGGGATGGCGGTTTAGGCAGCAGCAGTGGCGAGCTAGGTCATAACGTAATGGATCACCACTTCCGCGTTGGAGCTTCTGCGCAAGTTGAAGGGTACGACGACAAATATACCTATGGTCGCCGCCCAAGTGGATTCTATGTACCGCGCTTTAGAAACTGGGGCGATGACAAACGAGACTACCTACGAGGGTTTGGCTATCAAGGTGGCGCTGGCCGCTCAGGTTGGAGACAAGATGTCGCCGAATTAGGGGTTGGGGCAGGGTTAAAAGAAGCGATGTCAGAGCCAGGTGGATGGACAATAGGCATGACTGCCTTTGGTGAAATGTTGCCTGACCATTCAAATCGTATTTATCTGAACAAAGACGTAAAAGACAAATGGGGTTTGCCCGTCCTTGCTATGGATGTTGAGATAAAAGAAAACGAACTGAAAATGCGTAAAGACATGCAGCAAGACGCCATAGATATGTTTGAGGCCGCTGGGCTTAAAAATGTGAATGGTTGGGACGCAGATTATGCACCAGGTATGGGTATCCATGAAATGGGTACTGCACGTATGGGACGTGATGCTAAAACATCGGTTCTAAATGGTCATAACCAAGTGTGGGATGCACCGAATGTGTTTGTTACCGACGGGGCGTGCATGACTTCTGCAAGCTGCGTAAATCCCTCTCTAACCTATATGGCGTTAACGGCGCGTGCTGCAAATTTTGCCGTGGAAGAGTTAAAGCGGAGGAACTTGTAA
- a CDS encoding gluconate 2-dehydrogenase subunit 3 family protein: MERRDLLKLIATATGTALVGGKAFAYDIVAPVPLMETGFSKEDVALINEMAEVIIPQTDTPGAKAANVGTVIPVIVADCYTPKLQKAFKEGMKTINARSHATFQKDFLLLSSTQRETLFSTLDTEAKAANLAEGISNGIPTAKPSQWEPGNEGPIPHYFTLLKQLTLYTFFTSKVGSTKVLRYVAIPGYYNGELPYKKGDKAWAT, encoded by the coding sequence ATGGAACGTAGAGATTTATTGAAACTCATTGCTACTGCTACGGGCACCGCGCTTGTAGGCGGTAAAGCATTTGCTTATGACATTGTTGCCCCTGTGCCTTTGATGGAAACGGGGTTTTCAAAAGAAGATGTGGCACTCATTAATGAAATGGCGGAAGTTATTATTCCGCAAACTGACACGCCAGGCGCAAAAGCGGCTAATGTGGGTACAGTTATTCCGGTGATTGTTGCCGATTGTTATACCCCTAAGCTACAAAAAGCGTTCAAAGAGGGCATGAAGACTATAAATGCACGTAGTCATGCAACATTCCAAAAAGACTTTCTGTTATTAAGTAGTACGCAGCGTGAAACCTTGTTTTCAACGCTAGATACAGAAGCGAAAGCCGCTAATTTGGCTGAAGGTATCAGTAACGGTATTCCAACAGCAAAACCGAGCCAATGGGAACCGGGTAACGAAGGGCCTATTCCGCACTATTTTACGCTACTTAAGCAGCTTACCTTGTATACCTTTTTTACCTCTAAAGTTGGTTCTACCAAGGTACTGCGCTACGTCGCCATTCCCGGTTACTACAATGGCGAATTGCCTTATAAAAAAGGCGACAAAGCATGGGCTACATAG
- a CDS encoding hydroxypyruvate isomerase family protein — MHNESRRSLIKAMALTGAGVLAPSAFYGAKAGEISGGESSNTGSGLKQSSLKGNINHSVSRWTYGDLSIEELCNTVKELNFSAIDLVGPEDWPVLKQHGIDSSMCNGAEISLEDGFIHSELHDELEARYLKHIDLVADAGYTNLICFSGNARGMSKEEGLNNAVAGLKRILPHAQKRGVVIFMELFNSKIDHPDYMADSSKWGVQLCKRLDSKHFSLLYDIYHMQINEGDIIRTIRDFHPYFGHYHTAGVPGRNEIGSTQELYYPAIAKAILDTGFDGYLAQEFIPTPDTKAGRIESLKEAISICDV, encoded by the coding sequence ATGCATAACGAAAGCAGACGCAGTTTAATAAAAGCAATGGCGCTGACGGGCGCTGGTGTTTTGGCACCTTCTGCCTTTTACGGCGCAAAAGCGGGCGAAATATCAGGCGGAGAATCAAGTAATACAGGAAGTGGCCTGAAGCAGTCATCGCTAAAAGGCAATATTAATCATTCTGTTAGTCGCTGGACTTACGGCGACCTTTCTATAGAAGAGCTGTGTAATACAGTGAAAGAGCTTAACTTTTCGGCGATTGATTTAGTGGGGCCTGAAGATTGGCCTGTATTAAAGCAACACGGGATTGATTCTTCTATGTGTAATGGCGCTGAAATAAGCCTTGAAGATGGCTTCATTCACAGTGAACTACACGACGAATTAGAAGCCCGATACTTAAAGCATATCGACCTTGTCGCTGATGCTGGCTACACCAACCTTATTTGTTTTAGCGGCAATGCCCGTGGGATGAGTAAAGAGGAAGGGTTGAACAATGCGGTGGCAGGTTTAAAGCGTATTTTACCTCATGCCCAGAAGCGTGGTGTGGTGATATTTATGGAGCTGTTTAATAGCAAAATAGATCACCCTGACTACATGGCCGATAGTTCAAAATGGGGTGTTCAGCTATGCAAACGCCTTGATAGCAAGCACTTTTCATTGCTGTACGACATCTATCATATGCAAATTAACGAGGGCGATATTATTCGTACCATCCGAGATTTCCATCCTTATTTTGGCCACTACCACACCGCCGGTGTGCCAGGGCGAAACGAAATTGGTAGCACTCAAGAGCTGTATTATCCAGCCATTGCTAAGGCTATTTTAGACACAGGTTTCGATGGGTATTTAGCGCAAGAGTTTATTCCAACACCAGATACAAAAGCAGGCAGAATTGAGTCGCTTAAAGAAGCGATATCTATCTGCGACGTATGA